The Phycisphaerae bacterium genome contains the following window.
ATGGTCTTCCAGTCGAATCTCCAGAACCCCATCCTGGTCTATCTGATGCGCCAGGAAGTCCCAGCCGCGATCCGCGGGCTGTACAACGGCATGACCTCCTGCCTTTACCCGGAAGTCCATGCATTCACCGAAGAGTATCGCATGTGGAGCCACGCCAGCGGCCCGTTCTACAAGAGCCCAGACGAGGCTCGCTTCGTCAACCGGGTGCGGGATTCTCTGGTCCTCGAGTGCGGAGAGGACCTCTGGCTGGCGAGCGGAGCCCCCCGACGATGGCTGGCCTCCAAGCAGGGCATCCAGGTCGAGCGCATCAACTCCTGCTTCGGCCCAGTGTCGTTTGCCCTCAGCGCCGGTGACCAGGTGAACACCGTGGTCGCGAATGTGACCCCGCCAACAAAAGCACGACCCAGAAACCTCTGGCTGTTTGCCCGCCTGCCCGACGGGGCAAGGATCAAGAACGTCCAGATCGACGGGCGACCCTGGACGAACTTCGACCCCGTCCGGGAGAGAATCCTCATCCCCGGCGGAGATCAGCCCATCAAAGTGCTCATTCAGTACTAAACGGATCCTGCCGCCCGGCTTGACACCAGCCTCCGATCCGCAAGTTCATCGGTCGCGGGCCGGGATGCGACTCACAACCGGCCCAGGAACACGGCGGCGGGCAACATCCCCTGAGCCGCCACGCCCCCGCTCGATCCCCTCAGCCAAAACCCGCCACGCCATGTCGGCCGACCGACGCTTCCCCCCGACGCTTCCCCCACCAGTAGGAAATCCACAACTCAACCCGCGCACCCCGCGTCGCCAGGCTTGTTCTGCCCACTGTAGCACCGCTGGAAGATGCCAAAGTCCGATTGGTCAACATCATCGTCATGGTCGAAGTCGGAACCGCCACACCCACTCGCCCGCGGAATAACCGGACCCAGCCAACAACTCCCGAAAACCGCGAAGTCGGCGCCATCTACGTCGCCGTCGCGGTCGTAATCGCCCGGGATCAGCGGCGGGCAGCCATGCTGATCCACCGCTATGCCCGGAATCGTGTTCGGACAGTCATCGCAAACACTACCCACATCATCCAAATCGCTGTCCGCTTGATCAGGGTTGGACGACGCCGGACAGTTGTCGCACATGTCCAGCCAGCCGTCACCATCGCCGTCCAGGGCAAGCTCACATTCGTCCGGAACGCCGTCGGCGTTGCAGTCGCGACTCAGCGGCGGACCGGAAGCGTTGAGCAACACCGACACCGCGCCACCCAGGACGCTGCCTCGCACCACCGCTACATCCGGATGGGAATCGGTATTCATGTAGGCCGCGGCTAAACCCCTGGCCAGACTGCCCGCGGTAAATGTCATCGCAGGCATGAAGGTGCCGTCATCGTTGTTGCGCATCACCAGGAGCTTGCCGATCGAAGTGGCAACAGTGGCCACGTCAACATCGCCGTCGCGATCTAGATCGACCGCGACGAGCCCCTTCGGAGTGCCCGGAGCGGTCAACTTCACACGCCCGCCGAACGTGCCGTCACCGTTGTTCAGTAGAACCACGATCCTCGACGATCCGGTGCAGGTCACCATCAGGTCCAGCCCGCGATCGCGGTTCACGTCGACAACCGCCAGGGCACTCGGATTCGTTCCCACCAGATAGTCGACCGGCGGGGCAAGCCCGAGGCCGCTACTGAGCAGAACCGAAACCGTGCCGCTCTTGGAGTTGGCGACCGCGATGTCCACCCTCCTGTCACCGTTCAGGTCCGCGGCCACCACCGCCACCGGCTCGTCACCAACCGGTTTGAGTACCGCAGTCCCGAAACCACTTGATCCCAGATTCTGAAGGAGAGCCACCGAATCCGACGAGGCGTTGGCTACAATGAGATCCTCATCCTTGTCCCCGTCCAGATCCGCGGCCGTCACGTCCGACGGGCCGTGGCTGGCCCCCCCCGGGCCAACGGCATACTGAGCCTTCATCGCAAAAACGCCACTGCCGTTGTTCTTCAGGATCGAAACGCAATCCTTGGCGAAACTCGTGACCACCAGATCGGGCAGCGTGCCGCCGCCGAGACTGACGAGCAGGACCGCCGATGGCCCGAGCCCGGCCGCGTAGGAAGCCCCCGCTCCAAACTTGCCGTTGCCGAGCCCCTTCCGCACCGTGACCGTGTCGTCGCTGGAATCAGCAGAGACGAGATCAGCATCAAGATCCCCGTCCACATCGCCGGCCACCACGTCGCAAGCACCCTTCCCAACCGCATAATCGACCACATCCGCGAAAGCCAACGTCGGGGCGACGTCACAGGCGTCGGCCATGCCGTTGCCGTTGCAGTCATCCTCGCATTCGTCGGGAACACCGTTGCCCGTGCAGTCCTGGCTGGTACCCTCGGCAATGTCACACGTATCCGCGATGCCGTTGCCGTTGCAGTCCGGCTGGCATTCGTCGGGCACGCCGTTGGCATCGCAGTCGGTGCTCGTGCCAGCCGTAATGTCGCAACCGTCGGCCACCCCGTTCGCGTTGCAGTCCGGCTCGCAGATATCGGGCACCCCGTTCGCGTTGCAGTCCGGACTGACCGGGAAGATCGTCGTGTTCAGAACCATCTGCACACCGTTGGGATTGGACTGCCCCACCGCGAGATCGGGCACACCATCCGCATTGAAATCACGGGCAACCAGCGCCCGCGGCCCACCCCCGGTCGCGTAGTCGGCGACGGGAGCAAGAACCCCACTCCCGTTGTTCAGCACCAGCGTAACACTGTCGGCACCCTGGCTCGCGGTCGCGACGTCCACGTCACCGTCCTTGTCAAAGTCGGCGACGGCCACGTCCTGAGGCGAGGCCGCGACGCCGACCGGCCGCCGAGTCCCGAAACCACCAGCGCCGTCATTGATCAACACGGAAATGCCACCCACCGAAGGGTTGGCCACGACCAGGTCGATGTCCCCGTCGGCATCAAAATCGGCCGCCCGGATGGCACGCGGCTGCAACCCCGCAGCCCATGTGCCCGACGTCACGAACGTCCCATCGCCAAGATTCTGCAGAATGGTAACGTTCGCAGATATCGAATTGGCCACCGCCAGGTCCACACCGGCCGCCCCGTCCAGGGAAGCAGCCACCACTGCAACCGGGTAGCTGCCTACCGTGTAAGTGCCCGTGACACTGAATACTCCGGATCCGTTGTTCGAGAGCACCGTGACCTGGTTGCTCGTGGTCTTGGTCACCACCAGGTCAGAGTCGCCGTCGGCGTCCAGCTTGCCAATCGCCAGACCGTAAGGACCCGAACTGATCGCATACGACACCGGAGCAGCAAAGGCCCCCGTGCCGTTGTTGATCAGGACCCGGACCGTATTGGAACTGGTGGCGGCGACAGCCACATCAACCCTGTGATCGCCGTTCAGATCACCGGTGACAACGGTCGCGAGAGACGAGTCGAACGAGAAGCTCGTGCTCGAGGCAAAAGTCCCGTCTCCCGAACCCCTCAGAATCGTCAGGCTGTTCGCGGGATCGTTGGTCGTGACCAGATCATGCTTGCCGTCGCTGTTGAAATCCCCGACGGCCATGCTGATCGGCGAGGCCTCGGCCGAATACAGCCCGCCCAAACCCATCCCGAAGTGCATGACCAGATCGCAGGAATCAGGTACGTTGTTGTGGTTGCAGTCGGGCTGGCTTCCGTCGGCCACCTCGCATTCGTCAGGTATGGCATTCCTGTTGCAGTCGCCGCTGGTACCGCCCGAGATGTCGACCCCATCGGGCACGTGGTTGGCATTGCAGTCCAGCGACCGGCGCCCGACATCCGAGTCGCTGTACGCACTGGCGTGATAGCCGGTGGCGGAAGCCGCCGCCTTCACCCAGTAGTAGTAAGCCTCATCGGGCACCGGCTCAGCGTCCTCGAAGCTCCAGCCCTCAATCCAGTCAGTCACCGGCACCGCGGTCGAAACGTCGCTCGCGTCGCTGCGGAACAGCCGGTAGTGGGTCGCCCCCAGTGACCTGTCCCATGTGATCCGGATGTAGTCCGTGTAGGTTCTGCTGGTGGCGTCAAGATCCTCCGGCGGCAGAATGACCCGCCACCCCTTGTCCAGGGCGCTGTAGGCACTCTCATAACCGCCACTGGCACTCATCGCCGCCCGAGCCCAGTAGTAATAGTCGCTACCCGGCACTGCGGCGGTGTCGTAGTAACTGGTGCCCGTCTGCCACGAACTGATCGGCGTCGGAGTGCCAGTCGACGAGGTGGCCCGGAAGACCCGATAGTGGGTCACACCCTCCACCGCCGCCCAGGTGACGCGGATATCCGTCGCTCGCGTCCCGTCGGTGGCGACCACGTCCGTCGGAGCAGGAGTACCCCGGAACCCCGAAGCTCCTCCGCAGCGGGCGGTGCAACTGCCACAGTCGTCGTTCCAGGCTACGATCCAGTAGTAGTACCGCGTGCCGAGATCGGCACTCGTATCATAATAGGATGTGTCGGTCACCGAGGAAGCCAGGCACGTCGCCGCCGCCGGATCCGACGTGGTCCCTCGGTAAACTTCATACCGGGTGGTATTCGCAGATCCGATCCAGTCCAGGTACACGTGATGGGTCGAGGTTCCGTCGCCCGCGGTCACACCGCTCGGATCACCCGGCTCCGGGCAGGTCACGTTGATCGTGCTGTAAAGATAAGTGCGATTGTTATAGCTGTAGTCGTCGAAGTCATAGTCGGCACCGTTGATGGTCACGATCGCGCCGATGTAGTAGGTCCCCGTAGGAACCGTGGGAATCCACATACCGTAATCGTTGACCGTGTAGCTCTCCTTGTCAAAGCTCCACCACGACACGTAGCTTCCCAGGGCGTAGTCCGACTCCGTGATGTTGGTGTCCTCGGACAAGAAGAACCGCAGCCGCACCCCCGAGGTGTCCGCACTCGACATGTTCTCCACCGAAAAGTCGCTGATGGTGATCGGGTCGCCGATCAGGTAGTCCGTTTTGTCCGTGGTCGAGTTGGTCAGACTTCCGTCAGCAGCCGCATAGTACGACTCGACCCCCACATCCGTGATCGCGATGACGGAAGTCTGATCGTCGTAGATGTCGCGGATGGCGGCGGAGTCATAGGGATGAATCCCCCAGCCGTCCTCGACAATGTCGTCGTAGTACGCGTGCATGACACTGGGGTCAGGATAGAGATACGTCTCGTCACAGCTCCCGCGCTCCAGACCCCAACTGTGACCCAGCTCGTGCATGACGTTGGGGCGATAGAGCACGCGGTCGCTGTGGCCAATCGTGTCGCTCGCATCTTCCCACCACGAATACGCCGGATTGAACATGATGTCCGACTCGATAATGGCCAAACAGGGCGCCCCCGTGGACACACACATCCCGACGTAACTACCCCAATGAAAGCAGTAGGCCGTGTGCACCGTGTCATCGTCAAGGAAACCGCAGAACTCACTGTAGCCGTTCAGGTAGACAGTCCCGTCGCTGGTGGAACATCGGTAGATGTCCATGAACTGGTTGTACGTCCACAACGCGTAGTTGTCGTGCGCCCAGCACCAGAAGGACGTCGGCACCATCTCCATGTCCGCAAACAAATTCTTGTGGCCGCAATGACACAGTTCCACCACCCCACTCGCGGCGGCCGTCCGGGCAATACCCGGACTCGTCGCGGCAGCCGACCGCTTGCTCCTGCCGAGTGAAGCCAGCCCCGGCGGTGCGAAGGGTATGCCACCGCCGGACACAGCCGTACGCATGCCGGGCGACGGCGGCTGACGCCCCAGCGAGGCTACCCCTCCGGTAGCGAGAGTCAGTCGAGGACGAACGGGCACCGGCCCCGCCAGCACCGCCCGAATCCCTACGATGAACTCCGAAAGCGTTAAAACCCCAGCGGGCTCCACCATCTGACTCGCCTTCACCGAGTGAGCCGCGTCCATCGGCTGCACCGACCACGCCTTCCGCATAACACCCGGACGGCGAACCGGCTGACCGCTCTCCATGCGCTCAACCCGCTGAAGCAAAGTCATTCGCCCCCCTTCCACCGAGGCCACCACCGCGCTGCCGTTGGTGAACGGGTACTCGACTCCCGTGACCGTGTCACGCTTCACCCGAAAAAGCCCTTGGACCCCGGCCACCAGTGGGTTCGCGTATACCGTCCCGTCCATCCGCGAAAAAAGAACCACCCGGTCACCCACCGCAAACCTCGGCACTTCACTCACACTGACAGACATACCGCCCGCTTCACCACCCGCAAAGGCAAGCGTGATCCCTCCAGAGAGATCCGCCGGCACGTGATCCTTCCTGTGGATGACCTGCACATCCCCAAAATGAACGTCGGTCATCACCATCCGGCCATCCCCAACGACCCGGGACGACACACCCTGAACCGTACCCATGAAGATGAGGTCGGCGCTGTGCGCAAGCTCGGCAAACTCCACCCTCGGGTGCAGCCCAACTGCCGGCCGCGCCACCAGAGTCAGAAGAGCCATCACGGCCACCACAAGGACGCCCGTGATACGAGAGGTAAAAAGCGACATGGGAGCTCCTTTCTCCATTCGCCCATCGACGACCAGCAACCTAGGGACGTGTGGACGATGAAAAGAAATGACTCGCGTCCGATGCCGGAAAGGGCCCGGATGACATCTTTCCACCCGACCAGATGGCCCATCGCCCTGCTCAGCGGCGTCGGGCTCGCCTCACTCCGCCCCACATGGACTCCCCCAGCCACTTACCCAACTCGACGAACCCGGCAATGATCACCGGGACACATGGCGACCTAACCGCCCCCCTGCCACTATCCCGTCAGGCTCGATTTCCCCTCGGCCGCGGAACCTCCCATCCACCGGCCACTGACGGCCCACACCCACGACCAGCCCAATCCCCACCCAAAACCCAACAGAAAGGAACAACCACCCAAGAAGGGCAGCTCGACCATCCTGAATGCCTGCGGCGCTCACGCGACCCGCACGCCCACTCTTGCACCACAGGACACCACTCTATCCTACTCCCACCATCGCGTCGTCTCAAGCTACACTGGCCATATTCTCTCGCAGGCAACACGCTTCGCCCTGATCATCGCAGCTCGCAAACATCCAGCATCCCCTCCCTCAACCACACCGCCAACTGTGAGCAACCGGTTTGTTCACGAAATCTCACAACTCGATTGTGGATAACTGACAGGCCCAGAAGAAAACCGATTCCATCATAAGTTGTTGTACATCATAATCTTAGTGTCATTGGAAGACCCTGTGAGTGCCCGCCGGCCTCCCCTTCTTCAATCTCGAGTTGGAAGATTTTGATTGCATTCGATCAGAATATGGCGATAATACGGTTAGATCCTGGCAGCAAAGGATGCAAACATGACCGCGGATGAGCGACGACAACAGTTATCGGAGGTACTCGCCCGTCGCGGATTCGCCGATCTGTCGCAGCTGGCAACCGAACTGGACGTGTCCGAATCCACCGTGCGACGCGACCTCACCCAGCTGGAAGACGAGGGACTCGTCCGCCGAACGCACGGCGGCGCCGTGTTCGTCAGCGATCGGTTCAGCGCCTTGAATTACGCCGCCCGCGAGTCGGCGGCCGTGGCCGAGAAGGTTGCCATCGGGCGGGCGACCGCCGCACTCATCGAAGACGACGAAACCATCCTCCTCGACGGGGGAACAACCACCTTCCAGGTCGCTCGCCATCTGTTGACCCGGTCACTGCAAGTGGTTACGAATTCCCTGCCCATTGCGAACCTGCTGAGCAGCGCGACCAACATCGAGCTGATTCTCGTGGGCGGTTATATTTACCCGCGAACGGGCGTCGCCCTCGGACCTCTCACCCGCCAGGCGCTGGCTTCGCTCAACGTGGGCAAGGC
Protein-coding sequences here:
- a CDS encoding VCBS repeat-containing protein, whose protein sequence is MSLFTSRITGVLVVAVMALLTLVARPAVGLHPRVEFAELAHSADLIFMGTVQGVSSRVVGDGRMVMTDVHFGDVQVIHRKDHVPADLSGGITLAFAGGEAGGMSVSVSEVPRFAVGDRVVLFSRMDGTVYANPLVAGVQGLFRVKRDTVTGVEYPFTNGSAVVASVEGGRMTLLQRVERMESGQPVRRPGVMRKAWSVQPMDAAHSVKASQMVEPAGVLTLSEFIVGIRAVLAGPVPVRPRLTLATGGVASLGRQPPSPGMRTAVSGGGIPFAPPGLASLGRSKRSAAATSPGIARTAAASGVVELCHCGHKNLFADMEMVPTSFWCWAHDNYALWTYNQFMDIYRCSTSDGTVYLNGYSEFCGFLDDDTVHTAYCFHWGSYVGMCVSTGAPCLAIIESDIMFNPAYSWWEDASDTIGHSDRVLYRPNVMHELGHSWGLERGSCDETYLYPDPSVMHAYYDDIVEDGWGIHPYDSAAIRDIYDDQTSVIAITDVGVESYYAAADGSLTNSTTDKTDYLIGDPITISDFSVENMSSADTSGVRLRFFLSEDTNITESDYALGSYVSWWSFDKESYTVNDYGMWIPTVPTGTYYIGAIVTINGADYDFDDYSYNNRTYLYSTINVTCPEPGDPSGVTAGDGTSTHHVYLDWIGSANTTRYEVYRGTTSDPAAATCLASSVTDTSYYDTSADLGTRYYYWIVAWNDDCGSCTARCGGASGFRGTPAPTDVVATDGTRATDIRVTWAAVEGVTHYRVFRATSSTGTPTPISSWQTGTSYYDTAAVPGSDYYYWARAAMSASGGYESAYSALDKGWRVILPPEDLDATSRTYTDYIRITWDRSLGATHYRLFRSDASDVSTAVPVTDWIEGWSFEDAEPVPDEAYYYWVKAAASATGYHASAYSDSDVGRRSLDCNANHVPDGVDISGGTSGDCNRNAIPDECEVADGSQPDCNHNNVPDSCDLVMHFGMGLGGLYSAEASPISMAVGDFNSDGKHDLVTTNDPANSLTILRGSGDGTFASSTSFSFDSSLATVVTGDLNGDHRVDVAVAATSSNTVRVLINNGTGAFAAPVSYAISSGPYGLAIGKLDADGDSDLVVTKTTSNQVTVLSNNGSGVFSVTGTYTVGSYPVAVVAASLDGAAGVDLAVANSISANVTILQNLGDGTFVTSGTWAAGLQPRAIRAADFDADGDIDLVVANPSVGGISVLINDGAGGFGTRRPVGVAASPQDVAVADFDKDGDVDVATASQGADSVTLVLNNGSGVLAPVADYATGGGPRALVARDFNADGVPDLAVGQSNPNGVQMVLNTTIFPVSPDCNANGVPDICEPDCNANGVADGCDITAGTSTDCDANGVPDECQPDCNGNGIADTCDIAEGTSQDCTGNGVPDECEDDCNGNGMADACDVAPTLAFADVVDYAVGKGACDVVAGDVDGDLDADLVSADSSDDTVTVRKGLGNGKFGAGASYAAGLGPSAVLLVSLGGGTLPDLVVTSFAKDCVSILKNNGSGVFAMKAQYAVGPGGASHGPSDVTAADLDGDKDEDLIVANASSDSVALLQNLGSSGFGTAVLKPVGDEPVAVVAADLNGDRRVDIAVANSKSGTVSVLLSSGLGLAPPVDYLVGTNPSALAVVDVNRDRGLDLMVTCTGSSRIVVLLNNGDGTFGGRVKLTAPGTPKGLVAVDLDRDGDVDVATVATSIGKLLVMRNNDDGTFMPAMTFTAGSLARGLAAAYMNTDSHPDVAVVRGSVLGGAVSVLLNASGPPLSRDCNADGVPDECELALDGDGDGWLDMCDNCPASSNPDQADSDLDDVGSVCDDCPNTIPGIAVDQHGCPPLIPGDYDRDGDVDGADFAVFGSCWLGPVIPRASGCGGSDFDHDDDVDQSDFGIFQRCYSGQNKPGDAGCAG
- a CDS encoding DeoR/GlpR transcriptional regulator → MTADERRQQLSEVLARRGFADLSQLATELDVSESTVRRDLTQLEDEGLVRRTHGGAVFVSDRFSALNYAARESAAVAEKVAIGRATAALIEDDETILLDGGTTTFQVARHLLTRSLQVVTNSLPIANLLSSATNIELILVGGYIYPRTGVALGPLTRQALASLNVGKAIVGLAGVTEEGLYNANVLMAEAEQQMVQSADEVIVTVDHDKFGRRALARLGGWDMVDRLVTDDGLDPAWCDRVKGFDVELIVAPVAATPGGKG